The region AGCTGGCCGGAGAGGCTGGACTTGAGATAGGGGAACTCGGGGGCATACGTGTCGATGACCGTATGCGCACCAGTGACGGGAGTATCTGGGCTGTGGGTGATGCCGTGGAGGTACGGGATGTGATAACCGGCCAATGGACGCTCCTTGCCCTCGCCGGCCCGGCCAATCGGCAGGGCCGGATTGCGGCCGATGTCATTCTGGGACGGGATTCTGTGTTTCGCGGGGTGCAGGGCACCGCCGTGTGCGGAGTTTTTGACATAACGGTAGCAGCAACGGGTGCTTCGGAGAGGACGTTACGGCGAAACGGCATCAATGGTAAACCGGCTCAGTATGATAAGGTCTACCTGCATACTACCGACCACGTGGACTACTACCCCGGTGCCAGGGACATGACGATAAAGCTGCTATTCTCGACCCCGGATGGCAAGGTTCTCGGTGCCCAGGTGGTAGGAGGGGATGGAGTGGCGAAGCGCATCGACGTGCTCTCGATGGCGATACAGAAGGGAGCGACCGTCTTTGACCTGGAAGAGAGCGAGCTATGCTACGCGCCACAGTTTGGGGCTGCCAAAGACCCGGTGAACATCGCCGGGATGATTGCCGCCAACGCTCTCCGGGGAGATGCCCCGCTAGTCCATTGGGAAGATATCGACCGGGCATACTCAATGATTCTTGACGTTCGTACACCGGGTGAGTATGAGGCTGGTCACGTGGAAGGGGCCGTAAATATGCCTGTTAATGCGTTGCGGGGCAGGATGGAAGAGCTGCCGCGTGACCGGGAGATAGTGCCGTACTGCATAGTTGGATACAGGTCCTACTTCGCCACTCGCATTCTGCGGCTTAACGGTTTCAATGTCCGGAACATCATTGGCGGTACAATGTCCCACGACATCTATCAAAGGCTCAGCCGGAGATAGGGTCTGAAAAGCCTATGGCTGTTCGAAAATCAGCGGGCCGCTGTGCTCCAGTTTGGCGGTTGCCGTTCTGGCAGCGAATTCCCCCACTTTGCCGGGGTCACTCACGGTCTGCCTCAGGAAGAGATAACCTGCCATGTAGGTATCGCCACACCC is a window of Dehalococcoidales bacterium DNA encoding:
- a CDS encoding FAD-dependent oxidoreductase; translated protein: LLALWAVNGIRVGKVVRSMDQQFQGAAGRPRILIVGGVAGGASCAARARRMSEEAEIIMFERGPFVSFANCGLPYHVGNVIPDEADLLVATPEHFRARFNIDVRVQNEVRLIDRDSKEVEVKDLTTGNVYRESYDALVLSPGATPIRPPLPGIDLPGIFTLRTIPDSRVIREWIDGHQVKRAIVVGGGFVGLEMVENLARRGISVEIVEMLPQVMAVLDPEMALPIEDHLTAKGVTLHLGDAVAGFEPDVDGNAITVRTKSGQGYACDMVILAIGVRPEVKLAGEAGLEIGELGGIRVDDRMRTSDGSIWAVGDAVEVRDVITGQWTLLALAGPANRQGRIAADVILGRDSVFRGVQGTAVCGVFDITVAATGASERTLRRNGINGKPAQYDKVYLHTTDHVDYYPGARDMTIKLLFSTPDGKVLGAQVVGGDGVAKRIDVLSMAIQKGATVFDLEESELCYAPQFGAAKDPVNIAGMIAANALRGDAPLVHWEDIDRAYSMILDVRTPGEYEAGHVEGAVNMPVNALRGRMEELPRDREIVPYCIVGYRSYFATRILRLNGFNVRNIIGGTMSHDIYQRLSRR